Proteins encoded within one genomic window of Streptomyces taklimakanensis:
- a CDS encoding DUF3073 domain-containing protein, producing MGRGRAKAKQTKVARQLKYNSGGTDLARLAEELGASTSSQPPNGERFEDDELDDPYARYADLYNDDDEDTEGDDHSVDSRGPSSPSNRRRA from the coding sequence ATGGGGCGCGGCCGGGCCAAGGCCAAGCAGACAAAGGTCGCCCGCCAGCTGAAGTACAACAGCGGTGGGACTGATCTTGCACGCCTGGCTGAGGAGCTGGGCGCATCGACGTCGAGTCAGCCGCCGAACGGCGAGCGGTTCGAGGACGATGAGCTGGACGACCCGTACGCACGGTACGCGGATCTGTACAACGACGACGACGAGGACACGGAGGGCGACGACCACTCGGTCGACTCCCGCGGGCCCTCCTCGCCGTCGAACCGACGCCGCGCCTGA
- a CDS encoding Glu/Leu/Phe/Val dehydrogenase dimerization domain-containing protein — translation MTDVRPAVSVDGHSSSAGSRDGSGILHTLFHSDQGGHEQVVLCQDRASGLRAVIAIHSTALGPALGGTRFHAYASEEHPEEAAVRDALNLARGMSYKNALAGLEHGGGKAVIIGDPEQLKSEALLEAYGRFVASLGGRYVTACDVGTYVRDMDVVARTCRWVTGRSPENGGAGDSSVLTAFGVYQGMRASAEHLWGDASLRGRKVGVAGVGKVGRHLVEHLLAEGAEVVITDVRAEAVEQVRAAHPEVTAVADTDTLIRVDGLDVYAPCALGGALDDETVPVLTAKVVCGAANNQLAHPGVEKDLADRGILYAPDYVVNSGGVIQVADELHGFDFARAKAKAEKIRDTTLSIFERAAADGVPPAVAADRIAEQRMADARRAGRRDDARPEGAGAADPTAR, via the coding sequence GTGACTGACGTACGTCCCGCCGTCAGCGTCGACGGGCACAGCAGCAGCGCAGGCAGTCGTGACGGAAGCGGGATTCTGCACACCCTCTTCCACTCCGACCAGGGCGGTCACGAGCAGGTCGTCCTCTGCCAGGACCGCGCCAGCGGCCTGAGGGCCGTCATCGCCATTCACTCCACCGCCCTGGGCCCGGCCCTGGGCGGTACGCGGTTCCACGCGTACGCCTCCGAGGAGCACCCGGAGGAGGCCGCCGTGCGGGACGCCCTCAACCTCGCCCGCGGCATGTCGTACAAGAACGCCCTCGCCGGGCTGGAGCACGGCGGCGGCAAAGCCGTGATCATCGGCGATCCCGAGCAGCTCAAGAGCGAGGCGCTGCTGGAGGCCTACGGCCGCTTCGTCGCCTCCCTCGGTGGTCGCTACGTGACCGCGTGCGACGTCGGCACCTACGTCCGCGACATGGACGTGGTCGCCCGCACCTGCCGCTGGGTGACCGGCCGCTCCCCCGAGAACGGTGGCGCCGGCGACTCGTCGGTGCTCACCGCCTTCGGCGTCTACCAGGGCATGCGCGCCAGCGCCGAACACCTGTGGGGCGACGCCTCGCTGCGCGGCCGCAAAGTGGGGGTCGCGGGTGTCGGCAAGGTGGGCCGGCACCTGGTGGAGCACCTCCTGGCGGAGGGTGCCGAGGTGGTGATCACGGACGTGCGGGCCGAGGCGGTGGAGCAGGTGCGCGCCGCGCACCCGGAGGTGACCGCGGTCGCCGACACCGACACGCTGATCCGCGTCGACGGGCTCGACGTGTACGCGCCCTGCGCGCTGGGCGGCGCGCTCGACGACGAGACGGTCCCGGTCCTCACCGCGAAGGTCGTCTGCGGCGCGGCCAACAACCAGCTGGCCCACCCCGGCGTCGAGAAGGACCTCGCCGACCGGGGCATCCTGTACGCGCCCGACTACGTGGTGAACTCCGGCGGCGTGATCCAGGTGGCGGACGAGCTCCACGGCTTCGACTTCGCACGGGCGAAGGCAAAGGCGGAGAAGATCCGTGACACCACCCTGTCGATCTTCGAACGCGCGGCGGCCGACGGCGTGCCGCCGGCGGTGGCCGCGGACCGCATCGCCGAGCAGCGGATGGCCGACGCGCGCCGGGCCGGGCGCCGGGACGACGCGCGGCCCGAGGGCGCCGGCGCGGCCGACCCGACGGCGCGCTGA